From Candidatus Omnitrophota bacterium:
ACCGTCATTTTCCCTATATTTGGCGTATAAATCGCTGATTTTGCCCTATATAAGGCTTATTTTAGCCTAGAAATGCCTTATTTCATAGACCATTTCATAATATTATAATGTATATAAGGGTTGGATGGGTTGAATCAAGCGTTGTTATCGTGTCGTTTCAAGCAGTAATCGCCATGTTATTATACTTATATATAAAAAGTTATGTTCGATATGTTAATATCTTACTTTAATACGAGTTTTCCACTAAAAACGTCTTTTTTTGAGTAAAAAATGAGTAAAAAATAGGTAATAAATTATGCACTATTTGTCAATAAATGGGAGTTTTTTGTGAACGCAATCTCAATTCTTGACGCCTTTATTAATTTTCCTTGACTTATTCCAGGCTCTTGCCCTAATAAATTACTATCGCTTTAAAAGTTGTCCTTTATGAAAAGATGGATTGTCGCTACTCATGTTGCGGAGGAGCGGCGATTATGATAATTTACACAAATCAACATGCAAAAATTAGGAGGATATTAATTTCAAAGGGGCTGGCTCATGAATAATCCTTTAGCCATCATCACTCCCGAAAATGCGCAATTGCGGCCAAATTTTCAACCAATCAGGGTTATTGGGATTGATTTGGGAACCACCAATTCCACCGTGGCGGAAATACATTGGCATCCAACCGACAACTCCATTCAACCCCATTGTTTGGAAATTGAACAAGAAACGACAGCAGGTCCATACACTCATATTCTCATCCCATCCGCCGTAACCGTTTATAATGGGCAAGTTTGGGTGGGAGAAGGCGCGAAACGTCTTTACGCCCGTTCGGCGGAAATTGGCTTGGAAGTAGGGAAAAACCTTTTTCTGGAATGCAAAAACGATATTGGCGCTCAACGCACCTATCAAAAAGCGCCGGAGGGATTCCGTTCCGCTGCGGAAATTGGCGGCAAAGTCCTGGAATTTTTGCGGAATTCCGCCATGAAAGAGAATCAAACTCCAGTATCGCGTTTTGTAGTAACCGTCCCCGCCTCGTTTCAGGCTGCCCAACGATTGGATACCGTAAAAGCGGCCAAACTGGCGGGCATCTCCCTAGGCAGCGGAGATTTGTTGGATGAACCCATCGCCGCTTTCCTCGATTACCTGGTCTCCCATTCCGATCGTATCTTGGAGAGACTAGATTCGCCGACGAATTTGCTCGTTTTCGATTTCGGCGGCGGTACCTGCGATGTGGCGATCTTTCATATAGTTCCCAACCTAACCCAGAATCATTTCCAAATTTCACCGCTGGCCGTATCAAGATACCTGCGGCTTGGCGGCGGCGATATCGACCGGGCTATTCTCTATGAAGTCCTCCTGCCCCAACTATTGGAACAAAACAAACTCGCATCGTCGGATATCAGTTACGAAGATAAAAAAAATGTAATCGAACCGGCTTTTTTAGGCGTAGCGGAAGTTCTAAAGATCGGTCTCTGCAATGAGATTCACCGGCTCAAACAGTTCGATCAGAATGCAAAAGCCGATAAAAAACAGATTATCAAAAAACTGCCTGGGCGTTATGCCTGCATTCTGCGTGGGAAGTCTCTGGAACTGCTTTCTCCCGCTTTATCCGCCGAACAGTTCGAGACTATCCTGGAACCTTTCCTGGATCGGGATTTTTTATACGCCCGCGAAACGGAATACCGCATGACTTGTTCGATTTTCGCTTCCATTCAGAATGCCCTGGATCGTAGCCGACTGGAAGCGAAATCGCTTCCTTTCTGCTTATTGGTGGGGGGCAGCAGTCTAATACCGCAGGTAGTAGACGAAATTCAAAAATTCTTTCCCCAGGCAGAGATATTGTCCTACGACAACCCGGAAGATATCCAAACCGCCGTAGCTCGCGGCGCCGCCTGTCAAGCCTTGGCATTAGCCCTATATGGTCAAAGCATCTTTCAAATGGTTACCCATAACCGGATTTCCATTCGCACTAAAAGCGGCGCCTATGATTTGATCCCCCAGGGAGTTCCGCTTCCATTCCCCCAAAATGAAGCATGGATGCAATGCCGGGATTTAATCGTACCCGAAACGTCATTAATCAATCCCGTCAACATATTGATAGAATTATTGGCTGGCGATAAAGAGGAGGAATGGCCTTTATTCACCGAAGTCTGGGAGGCGCCGGCGCCGGTCAACCGTGGGGATAAACTCGTCTTGAAATACCGTATGGATGAAAATCAGGTGCTGGAATTCGAGTTATCGCTGACGGATAATGAGGAAGAGACGCCTTTTTCTGGACGAATTGAAAACCCCCTCACCAATGTGGTTAATCCCAATGCCATCGCTTTAAAAATTCAACGCATCGAAGAAGAATTGCGAACGGGAAAAATACCCCAATCCCAAATACCCGAAACCGTTGTGGAAATCGCTAGAGATTATGCCGAACTAAATCAACGTGAAAAAGCCATTTCTTACTTGGAACGGGCATGGCGCATGAAAAAACAACCCGATTCCTACATTCTGAACCTTTTGGGAATCTACCACGGAGAATTGGGAAATTACGAAAAAGAAGAGAAATTCTACCGGGAAAGCGCCCACCTTTCGCCAATGAGCGGAGCCATGTTCAACCTAGCGTTGAGCCAAAAGAATCGCTCGCGCTTCCGTGAGGCCGCTATATCCATCGACGATTATCTCATGTATCGATCGAACGGCCCTGGCTGGACTTTGAAAGCGATGATCGCCGAGAAATTGGGGAATGAATCCTTGCGGACGGAATCCTTGGAAGCGGCTTTTAACGACTATGCCAATCCCAAATATCTGGATGAATGGGAACTCGGCTGGTATATGACGGCTTGCCAAATGTCGGGAGAAAAGGGAAAACTGGAAGCCGCTCGAAAAGAACAAAAAAAGCGGCAAAACGTCCAAGGCGCGAAGACAAGTCCCGGCGGCATTCCTCCCGAAATCATGGGAAGCGTGGCAAAAACATGAGCTGGCTGCTTACATACAACGAACTGACTCCCGACCAGCAGCGGGCCTTCGCTCTCGGCCCGGATGAACCGCGCGCCGTCATTGGAGGCCCCGGCTCTGGAAAGACGCAAATCCTGCTGCACCGCGCCCAATATTTAAGCCATCGATTCCATATCCAACCCAACCGCTTCCGCATCTTTGTATATACCAATGTCCTGAAAGATTATATTCAATCGGCGTTTTCCTTACTGGGATTGCCGGAAGAAAACATCCTCACCATAGACCATTGGCGCCGCTTATTCTTTGAAGAACATATCGGTCGAAAACTCCCTTGGGATTATGAAAATAAACAACCCGATTTTGACGCCATTCGCGAGGCGGTTTACAACAAAGTTTGTAGCGGATCGATCTCTTTGCCTTTATACGACTTTGTTTTGGTGGATGAAGGGCAAGATTTGGAAATAGAAACGTTCCAACTTCTGAAGAAAATCAGCGCACATATAACCGTCTGCATGGACAGCAAACAACAAATCTACGAAAGAGGCTCCAACGAAGCGGAAATCCTTCATATTCTGGGAATCAAGAAACGCAACGTCAACTTGATAGACGCTTTTCGCGTATGCCCCTTTCTTGTCGAAGTCGCCGCCCAATTGATTTCCGATCCCTCCGAGCGCGAAGCTTTCAAGAATCAAACCCGGCAGCCGCAGACGGAAAAACAACCGCCATTGCTTTACCTTGCCAAGAATTTTGAAGATGAGACGCGAATGCTCTACGAGATGGTGCGGGAAAGGTTAATGAAGAACGAAAAAATCGCCATTCTGTTTCCCCAAAACCGGCAGGTTTTTGGATACGCCAATAGTTTAACGGAGGCGGGCATCGAGGTGGAAGTTCCCAATAAACGCGGCGGCGTCAAGCGATTTCCTGCGCATGATTTTTCATCGGATCGTCCCAAATTAATGGCCTATCCCAGCGTAAAAGGATTAACCTTCGATTCCGTCTTTATGCCTCGTTTGACGCCGAACTCGTTTCAGCGGGTAAGCCAGGAACGCATCCAGCGACTGCTCTTTGTGGCTTTAACCAGAGCCGTGAAATGGGCGTATTTGAGCACGGATGAAGCCAAACCCTTGCCGACCATCGCCAATCGATTGCTCCCGCTGCAAGACCAAGGATGCTTTACGGTTCGCAATAGCCAAAACGCATCCTTCGCTTTTCCCCCAAAAATAGACGTATCGGCAACGTCGACAAACGACGATTTGGATTTCCTATAAAATTATGAGAATAATATTATCACGCCTCTATGAATCTCCATCAACTGGATTTTAAGATCGGTTGCCGTTTAATCATTAAAAAAAAATGGATTTGGGAGATAATCGAGTGCCTCGAATATTCGATAACATTCAAAAACAGTTGCTCCCCGCTCTCCGTGAAACCTTAGAGGTTTCTTTCCGTTCGGATTTTTGCGTTGGGTATTTCAATCTTCGGGGATGGAAGCAACTGGATTCCTATTTCGAACAGTGGGGCGGCGGCGATGGCAACTGCTGCCGCTTGCTTGTGGGAATGCACCGATCGCCGGAAGAAGAACTCCGGCAGGCCATGAATCTATCTAAAACGGAAGAAGGGATTGATAACCAAACCGCCATGCGGTTGAAAAAAAAACTGGCGGAAGAGTTTCATAATCAACTGACGATTGGAATCCCGACAAACGAGGATGAAACCGGACTTCGTCGATTGGCTAAACAAATCCGGCTAAAGAAGGTCGTTGTAAAACTTTTCCTGAGCTACCCTTTGCACGCAAAACTTTATCTGCTTTTTCGCCATGACAATATCAATCCCATCGTTGGCTACTTGGGAAGCAGCAATCTCACTTTTGCCGGACTTTCCAAACAAGGCGAGCTTAATGTCGATGTTCTCGATCACGACGCTTGCCTGAAACTCTCAGACTGGTTTGAACAACGCTGGAATGACACATGGTGCGTAGATATCTCGGATGAATTGGTGGAAATAATTGAGAATAGTTGGGCGCGGGAAGAACGAATTCCCCCCTATCGCATCTACATCAAAATGGCTTATCACCTGTCCCAGGAAGCGCGGGCGGGACTAAGTGAATTTAAAATTCCGCGAGATTTTGGCAATAAACTTTTTGAATTTCAGGTTGCGGCAGTTAAAATCGCCGCTCATCACCTGAATAAACGTGGCGGCGTCTTAATTGGCGATGTTGTTGGATTGGGAAAAACTCTCATGGCGACGGCCTTAGCCCGCATTTTCGAAGACGACCATTTCCTGGAAACATTGATAATCTGTCCTAAAAACCTCGTTCCTCTATGGGAAGACTACAGGGAACAGTATCGGATGAGAGCAAAAGTTCTATCCATAACGATGGTCAAGAAAGTACTTCCCAATCTTCGACGCTATCGCTTGGTTATCATTGATGAAAGCCATAATCTAAGAAACCGGGAAGGAGAGCGCTACAAGGCGATTCACGAATACGTACAAGAGAATGAAAGCAAGTGCATCTTGCTTTCGGCTACTCCATACAATAAGACCTACCTCGATCTCTCCAACCAACTTCGTCTGTTTATCCAAGAAGAACAAAATCTTGGCGTAAGACCCGAAACGTTATTGCGGGAATTAGGCGAGATTGAATTCACACGCCGCCATCAGTGTTCCCCGCATACGCTCGCGGCGTTCGAAAAAAGCGTATCTACCGATGATTGGCGGGAACTCATGCGGCTTTTCATGGTGCGGCGCACTCGCAGTTTTATTCAAGACAATTATGCCGAAACCGATCCCGCAAACGGCAGAAAATACCTGACCTTTTCCGATGGAACGAGGTCTTACTTTCCCGCCCGTTTGCCCAAAACCGTTAAATTCAAAATCGACGACAACGATCCTTCCGACCAATACGCTCGGCTCTACGCGCCGAACGTAGTAGATGCGATCAATGGCTTAAATCTTCCCCGTTACGGATTGGGGAACTACATCGCGCCGACGCCTCATCAGCCGCCCACTCCAAACGAAGACAAAATTCTGGCGGATTTATCCCGCGCGGGCAAACGTCTTATGGGATTTTGCCGCACTAACCTCTTCAAACGTTTGGAAAGCAGCGGCCATGCGTTCATTCTTTCCGTTCAGCGGCATATTCTCCGAAATTACATCTATCTCCATGCGATCGAACAGAACAAGCTTCTGCCGATTGGAACGCAAAATGTTGGTCTTTTGGATAGCCGCGTTCAGGATGCCGATAAAGAAATGTTCGATATCGAAAGTATTTGGGTTGAGGACGAAGATGATAATTCAACCTCGGATTTAGCAAACATTCTTGATCCCTATCGCGCAGACTATTATCAACAACGCGCCGCCGAGATATACGCGGAGTATGAACAGCGATACAAACGACGATTCAAATGGCTTCGGGCGGATTTATTCGTTCCTGAGTTGGCTGGCGATCTTCTCCAAGACGCCGGGGCGTTGCTTGGTCTTTTGAAAAAATGCGGCGCTTGGGAACCGGCTCAGGACGCCAAATTGTCGGCTTTGGCCCAATTGCTTTCCCATAAACATCCCAACGAAAAGGTTCTGGTTTTCAGTCAATTCGCCGACACGGCGCTTTATCTGGATGAACAGTTAAAAACAGCCGGGATTCAAAAATCGGAGGCGGTTATCGGCGGCGCCCCGAACGTTACGGAATTGGCTTGGAGGTTTAGCCCGGAAAGCAACGATAAACGGCGGCAGTGGAAGCCGGAAGAAGAATTGCGGATTCTTTTCACCACCGATGTCCTCAGCGAAGGCCAGAACTTGCAGGATTGCGCCATTGTGGTGAACTACGATCTTCCTTGGGCTATTATCCGGCTGATACAGCGGGCTGGCCGCGTGGATCGCATCGGTCAAAAAGCGGAAAACATTCTTTGCTATTCGTTTCTGCCCGCCGAGGGAGTCGAGCGGATCATTCGCCTTCGCTCCCGCGTCCGGCAACGGCTCCATGAGAACGCCGAGGTTATCGGCGCAGACGAAGCCTTTTTTGAGAATGATCTCAATGATGAAGCCATTTTGAATCTATACCACGAAAAGGCGGGAATTCTGGATGGAGACGACGACGCCGAGGTGGATTTAGCCTCCTATGCCTATCAAATCTGGAAAAACGCCATTACCGCCGATCCCGCGTTGCAGAAGATTATTCCCGATTTGCCTCCGGTGGTTTATTCCACGAAGCCGCATCAACCGAAGGAACGGGAACCCGAAGGAGCGTTGGTTTACATCCGCACGGCGGAGGGAAACGATTCTTTGGCCTGGGTGAACGAAAACGGTAAGAGCGTTACGGAATCTCAATTCGCTATTCTCAAGGCGGCGGAATGTATGCCGGATACCCCGGCATTGCCCCGCAAGGACAATCACCACGAACTGGTAAAGAAGGGAGTAGAGTTCCTGATCGAAGAAGAAAAATCCGTGGGCGGACAATTAGGGCGGCCTTCGGGCGCTCGCTTCCGCGCCTACGAACGGCTGAAGCGCTATGCGGAAGACGTTAAAGGAACGCTTTTCGACAATGAAGAATTGCATAAAGCCATTGAAGATATTTACCGCTATCCATTGAAACAATCGGCTACGGATGCGCTGAACAGGCAATTGCGCAGCGGCGTTTCGGATGATACCTTGACCCAATTGGTAATCGCTCTCCGTGAGGAAGACAAACTGTGTTTGATTCATGAGGAAGAAGAAACTCATGAACCCCGGATTATCTGTTCGCTGGGATTGCAAGCAAAATAAGGAGGTGGAGATTGTATCTCATTTATATGGATGAGTCCGGCCAGACAGGGAATAATCTGAATGACCCGGCGCAACCGATTTTCATTTTAGCGGCGCTTATTGTACCAGAAACAGTATGGTTGGCTTTGGAAAAGGATCTAGTAGCGGTTATTGATAAGTATTTCCCCGCTCCTCGTCCTATGAATTTTGAGATTCATGCAAAGTCTATCTATCATGGCGAGAGTTATTTTCGCCAATATCCTATGAGTCATCGGCTTTCCTTTAGAGACGAATGGTTGAGTATTTCGCAACGCCATAACCTTAAACTAATCTATCGTTCTATCGTCAAGAAACGATATCGCAATTGGATTCGCTCAACCTTTGGTTCCGGCGTTTCCATAAATCCTCACGTAGCAGCGTTCCCCTTAGTGGCGCATGTGGTTAATGATTACTTGGCGTCTCTCCAGGATTCGCCTTTGGGTATTTTTATTGTCGACGAGAACCGTGAAATCATTTCAGATGTTGAAAAGGCTATTTATTTGTTACGGGGTGCAGAGGGAAATCTGAAACTGGATCGAATTATCGAAAAGGGATTCTTTATCGATTCCTCAAAAAGTTTCCTTCTTCAGTTATGCGATCTATGCGCCTACAGCGCAAAAAAGAAAGAGGAAAGAAAAGAAGGTTTACCGATTAAACCGATCGATGAAGGCGGGATTCAAATGATTGAACCTTTAATTCAGCGCGGAGATGAAGCCCTGCAAGACACGTTGGAATGGCTTATCGAACAACAAAAAGAAAAAGCGGCCAGGGAATAAATCCGGGTCGGTTTGAGACCGGCCGCACTGGTCGCTTACTATAGGATATATGGATGACAATCCGTTGTCAAGAATATATTTTGAAAGGGTAAAGCAAAGTGCCCCCCGACCGTAAAGCGTTAATTGATCGATTGAAAAAATTCGATTTTACCGGTTTGTTTACCCAGGAACTGGGGTGGGATTGGAATTCTTCCGTTTCTCTTCGCGTCAATGTTGGCGAACAAGTTTTTGATATCCGATCCATTGCGCAAAAACGTGGGATTCAGGTTTTTGAATGTCGGCTTGGGAGAATTCCCGATTACGCCACTCGGCGCTTGATCGATAAAGAAATTACGAAATCCGCTTACGAGCATCTGATTATTTTCACGGATTCCGCCAAGACGGTTCAAATCTGGCAGTGGGTTTCCAAGGAACCGGGAAAGCCCAAAGCCTGCCGCGAGTATACGTTTACTAAGAATCAAAGCGGGGAAGCGCTCATTCAACGCTTGAACCATATTGCCTTTGCCTTGAGCGACGAAGAAGGGCTAACGCTTATCGGCGCTACGATCAAGTTAAAGGACGCCTTCGATAAAGAGCGCATCACCAAGCGTTTTTACGAGCGTTTCCAGAAAGAATTGCAAACTTTTAAGGAGTTTTTGCAGGGCATTCCTCAGGATGATATGGAAAACTGGTATGCTTCCGTTATGATGAGCCGCTT
This genomic window contains:
- a CDS encoding DUF3800 domain-containing protein produces the protein MYLIYMDESGQTGNNLNDPAQPIFILAALIVPETVWLALEKDLVAVIDKYFPAPRPMNFEIHAKSIYHGESYFRQYPMSHRLSFRDEWLSISQRHNLKLIYRSIVKKRYRNWIRSTFGSGVSINPHVAAFPLVAHVVNDYLASLQDSPLGIFIVDENREIISDVEKAIYLLRGAEGNLKLDRIIEKGFFIDSSKSFLLQLCDLCAYSAKKKEERKEGLPIKPIDEGGIQMIEPLIQRGDEALQDTLEWLIEQQKEKAARE
- a CDS encoding helicase-related protein, with product MPRIFDNIQKQLLPALRETLEVSFRSDFCVGYFNLRGWKQLDSYFEQWGGGDGNCCRLLVGMHRSPEEELRQAMNLSKTEEGIDNQTAMRLKKKLAEEFHNQLTIGIPTNEDETGLRRLAKQIRLKKVVVKLFLSYPLHAKLYLLFRHDNINPIVGYLGSSNLTFAGLSKQGELNVDVLDHDACLKLSDWFEQRWNDTWCVDISDELVEIIENSWAREERIPPYRIYIKMAYHLSQEARAGLSEFKIPRDFGNKLFEFQVAAVKIAAHHLNKRGGVLIGDVVGLGKTLMATALARIFEDDHFLETLIICPKNLVPLWEDYREQYRMRAKVLSITMVKKVLPNLRRYRLVIIDESHNLRNREGERYKAIHEYVQENESKCILLSATPYNKTYLDLSNQLRLFIQEEQNLGVRPETLLRELGEIEFTRRHQCSPHTLAAFEKSVSTDDWRELMRLFMVRRTRSFIQDNYAETDPANGRKYLTFSDGTRSYFPARLPKTVKFKIDDNDPSDQYARLYAPNVVDAINGLNLPRYGLGNYIAPTPHQPPTPNEDKILADLSRAGKRLMGFCRTNLFKRLESSGHAFILSVQRHILRNYIYLHAIEQNKLLPIGTQNVGLLDSRVQDADKEMFDIESIWVEDEDDNSTSDLANILDPYRADYYQQRAAEIYAEYEQRYKRRFKWLRADLFVPELAGDLLQDAGALLGLLKKCGAWEPAQDAKLSALAQLLSHKHPNEKVLVFSQFADTALYLDEQLKTAGIQKSEAVIGGAPNVTELAWRFSPESNDKRRQWKPEEELRILFTTDVLSEGQNLQDCAIVVNYDLPWAIIRLIQRAGRVDRIGQKAENILCYSFLPAEGVERIIRLRSRVRQRLHENAEVIGADEAFFENDLNDEAILNLYHEKAGILDGDDDAEVDLASYAYQIWKNAITADPALQKIIPDLPPVVYSTKPHQPKEREPEGALVYIRTAEGNDSLAWVNENGKSVTESQFAILKAAECMPDTPALPRKDNHHELVKKGVEFLIEEEKSVGGQLGRPSGARFRAYERLKRYAEDVKGTLFDNEELHKAIEDIYRYPLKQSATDALNRQLRSGVSDDTLTQLVIALREEDKLCLIHEEEETHEPRIICSLGLQAK
- a CDS encoding Hsp70 family protein, with protein sequence MNNPLAIITPENAQLRPNFQPIRVIGIDLGTTNSTVAEIHWHPTDNSIQPHCLEIEQETTAGPYTHILIPSAVTVYNGQVWVGEGAKRLYARSAEIGLEVGKNLFLECKNDIGAQRTYQKAPEGFRSAAEIGGKVLEFLRNSAMKENQTPVSRFVVTVPASFQAAQRLDTVKAAKLAGISLGSGDLLDEPIAAFLDYLVSHSDRILERLDSPTNLLVFDFGGGTCDVAIFHIVPNLTQNHFQISPLAVSRYLRLGGGDIDRAILYEVLLPQLLEQNKLASSDISYEDKKNVIEPAFLGVAEVLKIGLCNEIHRLKQFDQNAKADKKQIIKKLPGRYACILRGKSLELLSPALSAEQFETILEPFLDRDFLYARETEYRMTCSIFASIQNALDRSRLEAKSLPFCLLVGGSSLIPQVVDEIQKFFPQAEILSYDNPEDIQTAVARGAACQALALALYGQSIFQMVTHNRISIRTKSGAYDLIPQGVPLPFPQNEAWMQCRDLIVPETSLINPVNILIELLAGDKEEEWPLFTEVWEAPAPVNRGDKLVLKYRMDENQVLEFELSLTDNEEETPFSGRIENPLTNVVNPNAIALKIQRIEEELRTGKIPQSQIPETVVEIARDYAELNQREKAISYLERAWRMKKQPDSYILNLLGIYHGELGNYEKEEKFYRESAHLSPMSGAMFNLALSQKNRSRFREAAISIDDYLMYRSNGPGWTLKAMIAEKLGNESLRTESLEAAFNDYANPKYLDEWELGWYMTACQMSGEKGKLEAARKEQKKRQNVQGAKTSPGGIPPEIMGSVAKT
- a CDS encoding UvrD-helicase domain-containing protein; translation: MSWLLTYNELTPDQQRAFALGPDEPRAVIGGPGSGKTQILLHRAQYLSHRFHIQPNRFRIFVYTNVLKDYIQSAFSLLGLPEENILTIDHWRRLFFEEHIGRKLPWDYENKQPDFDAIREAVYNKVCSGSISLPLYDFVLVDEGQDLEIETFQLLKKISAHITVCMDSKQQIYERGSNEAEILHILGIKKRNVNLIDAFRVCPFLVEVAAQLISDPSEREAFKNQTRQPQTEKQPPLLYLAKNFEDETRMLYEMVRERLMKNEKIAILFPQNRQVFGYANSLTEAGIEVEVPNKRGGVKRFPAHDFSSDRPKLMAYPSVKGLTFDSVFMPRLTPNSFQRVSQERIQRLLFVALTRAVKWAYLSTDEAKPLPTIANRLLPLQDQGCFTVRNSQNASFAFPPKIDVSATSTNDDLDFL